The proteins below come from a single Chthoniobacterales bacterium genomic window:
- a CDS encoding type II toxin-antitoxin system VapC family toxin, with product MLFDTDIFIWAQRGNAAAARMIDGADARFISIQTYMEFLQGARDARQMVLNKSFLRDLDFTTLGFTENIGHRAAIYIESYALAHGLRSGDALVAATALENDLPLATANGKHYRAIPGLKIKLLKP from the coding sequence ATGCTCTTTGACACCGACATCTTCATCTGGGCCCAGCGTGGCAACGCCGCTGCCGCGCGGATGATCGATGGCGCCGACGCCCGATTTATTTCCATCCAAACCTACATGGAATTTCTCCAGGGCGCCCGCGACGCCCGGCAAATGGTGCTCAACAAATCATTCCTCCGCGACCTCGACTTCACCACCCTCGGCTTCACGGAAAACATCGGCCACCGCGCCGCCATCTACATCGAAAGCTACGCGCTCGCGCACGGGCTCCGTAGCGGCGACGCCCTTGTCGCCGCCACTGCCCTCGAGAACGACCTTCCTCTGGCCACCGCGAATGGGAAGCACTACCGCGCCATCCCCGGCTTGAAAATCAAGCTTCTCAAACCATGA
- a CDS encoding DUF971 domain-containing protein yields the protein MTAPLRPANIQIIGSELAIAWSDGEESYLPLEALRRACPCAACGGEPDVMGTVIRPQNTCTAASFELRSYEFVGGYGFQPRWGDGHSSGIYSFAYLRRLAEAS from the coding sequence ATGACCGCCCCGCTTCGCCCCGCCAACATTCAGATCATCGGTTCCGAACTCGCAATCGCCTGGAGCGACGGCGAGGAGTCGTATCTTCCTCTCGAGGCGCTGCGTCGGGCCTGTCCGTGCGCCGCGTGCGGCGGTGAGCCGGACGTGATGGGCACGGTGATCCGGCCGCAGAACACCTGCACGGCCGCGAGTTTCGAGCTGCGGAGCTACGAATTCGTCGGAGGCTACGGCTTCCAGCCGCGCTGGGGCGATGGACATTCGTCGGGCATCTATTCGTTTGCGTATCTGCGCCGGCTGGCGGAGGCGAGCTAG
- a CDS encoding methyltransferase domain-containing protein has protein sequence MAAAGADADLMDWEARYQTKDTPWEKAAPAPPLLEWLATHEIKGHVLVPGCGSGHDVRALAATGALPIGLDIAPSAITRAESFPRAGGERYRLANLFALPPELLGQFDWVFEHTCFCAIEPALRANYAAATAAALKPSGHLLAIFYLDPGPRDYEGPPYGVTTGELDAFFAPHFDLIEEFIPTQAYPGREGRELVRLLRLRS, from the coding sequence GTGGCAGCCGCTGGCGCCGACGCTGACCTCATGGATTGGGAAGCCCGCTACCAGACCAAGGATACGCCTTGGGAGAAAGCTGCCCCGGCGCCACCGCTCCTCGAATGGCTGGCGACCCACGAAATCAAGGGCCACGTCCTTGTGCCCGGTTGCGGCAGCGGTCATGACGTTCGCGCGCTCGCCGCGACGGGCGCTCTGCCCATCGGCCTCGACATTGCGCCGTCGGCGATCACCCGGGCGGAATCCTTCCCCCGCGCGGGAGGCGAGCGCTACCGCCTGGCGAATCTCTTTGCGTTGCCGCCCGAGCTGCTCGGCCAGTTCGACTGGGTCTTCGAACACACCTGCTTCTGCGCGATCGAGCCCGCCCTCCGCGCCAACTACGCGGCCGCCACGGCGGCGGCGCTGAAACCATCCGGCCACCTGCTCGCAATTTTTTATCTCGATCCCGGCCCGCGCGACTACGAAGGGCCGCCCTACGGCGTCACGACCGGGGAGCTCGACGCATTTTTCGCGCCGCACTTCGACCTGATCGAGGAATTCATCCCGACGCAGGCCTATCCGGGTCGCGAGGGGCGCGAGCTCGTGCGCCTGCTCCGCCTCCGCAGCTAG